From the Thermococcus guaymasensis DSM 11113 genome, one window contains:
- a CDS encoding DUF2110 family protein: MKEVVILEKVYGDRSGFDKLHRKLHSLLGDLEVEWKLSATVKNWVKISLSGEDEEISANLVREEFGEVPYSLKNIEVGKTYRGRFIDLGKVGYGAYVDIGIFKPKPKDALIPLYYLKKTFGEMPVRQMIREFGWVDNLPVEVEVTNVEFGTREVELAFSEAQLKKIKDWLSDSHDKLFITGTISEKVEEALIKTGHGRDVKRMEELGLMETLLVLKKGTQAPGIIKAIGPYLKGAVFGAIKF; the protein is encoded by the coding sequence ATGAAGGAAGTGGTTATTCTTGAGAAAGTTTACGGAGACAGGAGCGGTTTTGACAAGCTCCACAGGAAGCTCCATTCTCTCCTGGGGGATCTTGAAGTTGAGTGGAAGCTGTCCGCAACCGTAAAGAACTGGGTAAAGATTAGCCTTAGCGGCGAGGATGAAGAGATCAGCGCAAACCTCGTTAGGGAAGAGTTCGGGGAAGTCCCCTACAGCCTCAAGAACATCGAGGTTGGAAAGACCTACAGGGGACGCTTCATTGACCTCGGAAAGGTAGGCTACGGGGCCTACGTTGATATCGGGATATTCAAGCCAAAACCAAAGGACGCCCTGATCCCGCTGTACTACCTCAAGAAGACCTTCGGAGAAATGCCGGTAAGACAGATGATCCGCGAGTTCGGCTGGGTTGACAACCTGCCCGTTGAGGTTGAAGTCACCAACGTTGAGTTCGGGACTAGGGAGGTAGAGCTGGCATTCAGCGAAGCACAGCTGAAGAAAATCAAAGACTGGCTGAGCGACAGCCACGACAAGCTCTTCATAACCGGAACGATAAGCGAAAAAGTTGAGGAAGCGCTTATCAAGACCGGCCATGGCAGGGACGTAAAGAGAATGGAGGAGCTAGGCCTAATGGAAACACTCCTCGTCTTAAAGAAGGGAACTCAGGCGCCAGGGATAATAAAAGCAATCGGCCCGTACCTGAAGGGCGCAGTTTTCGGCGCAATTAAGTTTTAG
- the nikR gene encoding nickel-responsive transcriptional regulator NikR, with protein sequence MGIVRFGVSIPGELLEKFDRIIQEKGYVNRSEAIRDLIRDFIVRHEWEVGDAEVAGTITMLYNHDEADVVKELLDLQHDYLNEIVSSIHVHMDEHNCLEVVIVKGKASRIKEIADRLLSLKGVKHGKLVMTGTGKELV encoded by the coding sequence ATGGGCATCGTCAGGTTCGGCGTCTCCATACCCGGTGAACTCCTTGAAAAGTTTGACAGGATAATCCAGGAAAAGGGCTATGTTAACCGGAGTGAGGCTATAAGAGACCTCATCAGGGACTTCATAGTGCGGCACGAATGGGAGGTCGGCGACGCGGAGGTTGCGGGGACTATCACAATGCTCTACAACCACGACGAGGCGGACGTCGTCAAAGAGCTCCTTGATCTGCAGCACGACTATCTCAATGAGATAGTTTCAAGCATCCACGTCCACATGGACGAGCACAACTGCCTTGAGGTCGTGATCGTCAAGGGGAAGGCGAGCAGGATAAAGGAGATAGCGGATAGGCTTCTGAGCCTCAAGGGAGTGAAGCACGGAAAGCTTGTCATGACTGGAACGGGCAAGGAACTCGTCTAG
- a CDS encoding UPF0175 family protein: MEGVTSTTLREFLGPKPERELLLLAAIELYREGRLSLGKAAEFAGLNLREFLYELRKRDVPINYTMKEAEADIKTIEGLE; this comes from the coding sequence ATGGAGGGTGTAACCTCTACCACGCTTCGCGAGTTCCTCGGCCCGAAACCTGAGCGGGAGCTTCTTCTGCTCGCGGCCATAGAACTATACCGCGAGGGTAGGCTAAGCCTCGGGAAGGCCGCGGAATTCGCGGGCCTGAACCTAAGGGAATTCCTCTACGAGCTGAGAAAGAGGGACGTCCCAATAAACTACACGATGAAAGAGGCAGAGGCAGATATAAAGACCATAGAGGGTCTGGAATGA
- the mobA gene encoding molybdenum cofactor guanylyltransferase MobA — translation MIGAVLAGGRGRRFGDDKLLYKINGKPLVLYTIENLEMAKTIDEIVLIASKDNAERLRKLGYRVVVDELLIGPMGGVYTALSLGDAFVVAGDMPLIVPEFVDFIVSNFKKSGKIACVPRWENGYLEPLHAAYSRAFREVLEERIKDGNYALNRAIRETDVCYIPIESLPEEWRESFFNVNTREDLRRLQKG, via the coding sequence ATGATCGGGGCAGTCCTTGCGGGTGGAAGGGGCAGACGCTTCGGCGACGATAAGCTACTCTACAAAATCAACGGCAAGCCTTTGGTTCTTTACACCATCGAAAATCTTGAAATGGCTAAGACGATAGACGAGATAGTTTTAATCGCGTCAAAGGACAACGCGGAAAGGCTAAGGAAGCTGGGCTACCGTGTTGTTGTGGATGAACTTCTCATCGGCCCAATGGGAGGAGTTTACACGGCCTTGAGCCTCGGCGATGCCTTCGTCGTTGCCGGCGACATGCCCCTCATCGTTCCCGAGTTCGTTGATTTCATTGTCTCTAACTTCAAAAAGAGCGGAAAAATCGCCTGCGTGCCGAGGTGGGAAAATGGCTACCTTGAACCCCTCCACGCGGCCTATTCCCGGGCTTTCCGGGAGGTTCTTGAGGAGAGAATAAAGGATGGAAACTACGCTTTGAATCGGGCAATCCGCGAGACAGACGTCTGCTACATTCCTATTGAGTCGCTTCCAGAGGAATGGCGCGAGAGCTTCTTCAACGTGAACACGAGGGAGGATCTGAGGAGGCTACAAAAGGGCTAA
- the hypA gene encoding hydrogenase nickel incorporation protein HypA encodes MHEWALADAIVRTVLDYAQKEGAQRVKAVKVVLGELQDVAEDIVKFAMEQMFVGTIAEGAEIIFEEEEAVFKCRNCGHTWKLKDVKENFDDRIKEDIHFIPEVVHAFLACPKCGSHDFEVVQGRGVYVAGIMIEKEGEA; translated from the coding sequence ATGCACGAGTGGGCTCTCGCGGATGCCATAGTTAGGACAGTCCTCGACTACGCCCAGAAGGAAGGCGCCCAGAGGGTAAAGGCCGTGAAGGTCGTTCTTGGCGAGCTCCAGGACGTTGCCGAGGACATAGTGAAGTTCGCGATGGAGCAGATGTTCGTGGGGACGATTGCAGAGGGCGCTGAGATAATCTTCGAGGAGGAAGAGGCCGTCTTCAAGTGCCGCAACTGCGGGCACACCTGGAAGCTCAAGGATGTCAAAGAAAACTTTGATGACCGCATAAAGGAGGACATCCACTTCATTCCCGAGGTCGTTCACGCGTTTCTGGCATGCCCGAAGTGCGGAAGCCACGACTTCGAGGTCGTTCAGGGAAGGGGCGTTTACGTGGCTGGAATAATGATTGAGAAGGAGGGAGAGGCATGA
- a CDS encoding Mrp/NBP35 family ATP-binding protein: MTIKAPTLNVGGLGADPLAERIKEKQKKWKYKIAVLSGKGGVGKSTVAVNLATALAKMGYHVGILDADIHGPNVAKMLGVEKADVLAERMEDGRFEMIPPMNDFLGQTTPIRVMSMGFLVGEDQPVIWRGPLVTKAIKQLLGDVKWGELDFMIIDFPPGTGDEILTVVQNVQLDAAVIVTTPQEVALLDTGKAVNMMKKMEVPYIAVVENMSYLICPHCGNEIDLFGKGGGKKLAEKEGVEFLGDIPIDLKAREASDAGIPIVLYGDTPAAKAFMEIAEKLVKKLGELKGEEEKQEETE, translated from the coding sequence ATGACGATTAAGGCTCCAACACTTAACGTAGGTGGTCTGGGCGCTGACCCGCTCGCCGAGAGGATAAAGGAGAAGCAGAAGAAGTGGAAGTACAAGATAGCTGTCCTCAGCGGCAAGGGTGGCGTCGGAAAGAGCACCGTTGCGGTTAACCTCGCGACTGCCCTGGCAAAAATGGGCTACCACGTTGGAATCCTCGATGCGGACATACACGGGCCGAACGTGGCAAAGATGCTCGGCGTTGAGAAGGCCGATGTCCTGGCGGAGCGCATGGAGGACGGACGCTTCGAGATGATTCCCCCGATGAACGACTTCCTCGGCCAGACTACACCAATCAGGGTCATGAGTATGGGCTTCCTCGTCGGTGAGGACCAGCCCGTTATCTGGCGCGGTCCCCTCGTTACGAAGGCCATCAAACAGCTCCTTGGCGACGTGAAGTGGGGCGAGCTTGACTTCATGATCATTGACTTTCCGCCAGGAACTGGTGACGAAATCCTCACCGTCGTCCAGAACGTCCAGCTCGACGCGGCCGTTATAGTCACGACCCCGCAGGAAGTTGCCCTGCTCGACACCGGCAAGGCCGTCAACATGATGAAGAAAATGGAAGTGCCCTACATAGCCGTCGTTGAGAACATGAGCTACCTCATCTGCCCGCACTGCGGTAACGAAATTGACCTCTTCGGCAAGGGTGGGGGCAAGAAGCTGGCCGAGAAAGAGGGAGTTGAGTTCCTCGGTGATATCCCAATAGACCTCAAGGCGAGAGAAGCCAGCGACGCGGGCATTCCGATAGTCCTCTACGGCGACACCCCTGCGGCGAAGGCCTTCATGGAGATAGCCGAGAAACTCGTGAAGAAGCTTGGGGAGCTTAAGGGTGAAGAGGAGAAGCAGGAAGAGACCGAGTGA
- a CDS encoding Mrp/NBP35 family ATP-binding protein → MIDPREIAINARLEDVKRIIPVVSGKGGVGKSLVSTTLALALAEKGYKVGLLDLDFHGASDHVILGFEPKEFPEEDRGVVPPTVHGIKFMTIAYYTEDRPTPLRGKEISDALIELLTITRWDELDYLVIDMPPGLGDQLLDVLRFFKRGEFLVVATPSKLSLNVVEKLVQLLLEEKHKVLGVVENMKLDEEEDVKKLAERYGAPYLIGIPFYPGLDAKIGNVDELMKTEFAEKTRELAEKL, encoded by the coding sequence ATGATAGACCCGCGAGAGATAGCGATAAACGCGAGGCTTGAGGACGTTAAGAGGATAATTCCCGTCGTCAGCGGCAAGGGTGGCGTCGGAAAATCGCTCGTCTCGACGACCCTCGCGCTGGCTCTGGCCGAGAAGGGCTATAAAGTCGGCCTGCTCGACCTCGACTTCCACGGCGCGAGCGACCACGTCATCCTCGGTTTTGAGCCGAAGGAGTTTCCTGAGGAGGATAGGGGCGTTGTCCCTCCGACGGTTCACGGGATAAAGTTCATGACGATAGCTTACTACACCGAGGACAGGCCCACACCGCTCCGCGGGAAGGAAATCAGCGATGCACTCATCGAGCTACTAACCATAACGCGCTGGGACGAGCTGGACTACCTTGTCATTGATATGCCCCCTGGACTCGGTGACCAGCTCCTCGACGTTCTCCGCTTCTTCAAGCGGGGCGAGTTCCTCGTCGTTGCAACGCCCTCGAAGCTATCCCTCAACGTCGTGGAGAAGCTCGTCCAGCTCCTGCTTGAGGAGAAGCACAAAGTCCTCGGCGTCGTTGAGAATATGAAACTAGATGAAGAAGAGGACGTGAAGAAACTGGCCGAGCGCTACGGCGCGCCCTACCTCATCGGCATACCTTTCTATCCTGGCCTCGACGCGAAGATTGGCAACGTGGACGAGCTCATGAAGACAGAGTTCGCCGAAAAGACCAGGGAGCTTGCTGAGAAGCTGTGA
- a CDS encoding sodium:proton antiporter — translation MIDFLLAYITLTLFGMVFLGIYGVVTRSNLIKKIIMLNVLGDAVNMLFILIGYRLVFPVFPPIYEEHLSFEEFLSRAVDPVPQALVLTAIVIGMAMNILLTTYAIQFYRLHGTVDARDIAEIMGGENE, via the coding sequence ATGATTGACTTTCTCCTTGCGTACATTACCCTGACGCTCTTCGGCATGGTGTTCCTTGGGATATACGGCGTGGTTACGCGCTCCAACTTAATCAAGAAGATCATAATGCTCAACGTCCTGGGCGACGCGGTGAACATGCTCTTCATCCTGATCGGCTACCGCCTCGTCTTTCCAGTGTTTCCCCCTATCTACGAGGAGCACTTGAGCTTTGAAGAGTTCCTGAGCAGGGCAGTTGATCCCGTCCCCCAGGCTCTGGTTCTGACGGCAATAGTCATTGGAATGGCAATGAACATACTGCTTACAACCTACGCCATACAGTTCTACCGCCTTCACGGGACGGTTGACGCGAGGGACATAGCCGAGATAATGGGGGGTGAGAACGAATGA
- a CDS encoding hydrogenase 3 maturation endopeptidase HyCI has product MNLEELFQNAKRVVICGIGNDIRGDDAFGVLVAEKLKKLLNNPNVLVLNCGEVPENYTGKIARFNPDLVVFVDAVDFGGEVGEYIIADPEGTLGEAVSTHGLPLKFVTQFMKTMIKAEFVLIGCQPGSTGLFQEPSELIKKRAERLAELLAGILGKEGAG; this is encoded by the coding sequence ATGAACCTCGAAGAACTCTTCCAAAACGCGAAGAGGGTCGTAATCTGCGGAATCGGGAACGACATAAGGGGAGATGACGCCTTTGGAGTTCTAGTAGCGGAGAAACTGAAGAAGTTGCTCAACAATCCAAACGTCCTCGTGCTGAACTGCGGGGAGGTTCCGGAGAACTACACTGGGAAAATAGCGCGCTTTAATCCCGACTTGGTAGTTTTTGTAGATGCGGTGGACTTTGGTGGTGAGGTCGGTGAGTACATCATAGCCGACCCGGAGGGAACGCTCGGCGAAGCGGTCTCCACCCACGGCCTCCCTCTGAAGTTCGTCACCCAGTTCATGAAGACGATGATTAAGGCGGAGTTCGTTCTCATAGGCTGTCAGCCGGGCTCGACCGGCCTGTTTCAGGAGCCGAGCGAGCTGATAAAGAAGCGCGCGGAGAGGTTAGCGGAACTGCTGGCGGGGATTCTGGGAAAGGAAGGGGCAGGTTAA
- a CDS encoding proton-conducting transporter transmembrane domain-containing protein, whose amino-acid sequence MEVGLVPVIPLGFAFFLPFTAFITGRRRGVVIAYSLVGLLATFISALWLFNEVYSSNEPLVYAFGNWIAPIGIVLEVDLMGAILVLLTAFLFLMAGIYAVEYLSHDHGIEFFYTSLLGLEAGLIGLFMTGDAFNTFVMLEVTGASAYALVGFYRSRSEAVEGAFKYGISGATATTLYFLALGFIYASFGTLNMADLSAKFHGISFPVTTKLFGDPTLALGIFFALTLAMVMIKSAIFPGHYWLPYAHSAAPSPVSALLSGLVVSGGVYLLARYLYTVFYGLPFWKTLSIVLLTIGAASALLSSIMMVVQKDVKRLVAYSTILHMGYLVMALGVGTQLPLTAFLYHTVNHAIAKGMLFLTVGAFIHHAGTRKIDELAGIGREMPLTTALFALATLSLVGVPPLNVFFSKMLIFNALLQVSPLAASVVVITSAIAAWAYFQLFVTLWRGKPVEGHHHEHDGHEGGESERHDVPLFVAVNLVLGILVVVLGVLAPVIIDKFFNPAAVQAMNYQGYIDAVLNYSKVVFG is encoded by the coding sequence ATGGAGGTAGGACTCGTTCCAGTCATACCGCTCGGCTTCGCCTTCTTCCTGCCGTTCACGGCCTTCATAACGGGCAGGAGAAGGGGCGTTGTGATAGCCTATTCATTGGTGGGCCTGTTGGCGACGTTCATATCTGCCCTGTGGCTGTTCAATGAGGTCTACTCCTCAAATGAGCCCTTGGTATATGCCTTCGGCAACTGGATAGCGCCCATCGGCATAGTCCTCGAAGTGGATTTAATGGGGGCAATCTTGGTTCTTTTAACGGCCTTCCTTTTCCTCATGGCGGGAATTTACGCCGTCGAGTATCTTTCGCACGATCACGGCATTGAGTTCTTCTATACTTCCCTCCTCGGCCTTGAAGCAGGACTCATCGGCCTGTTCATGACGGGGGATGCCTTCAACACCTTCGTCATGCTCGAGGTCACGGGGGCGAGCGCCTACGCCCTCGTGGGCTTTTACAGGAGCAGGAGCGAGGCCGTTGAGGGGGCCTTTAAGTACGGAATCAGCGGTGCAACGGCCACTACTCTCTACTTCCTTGCCCTCGGCTTCATCTACGCCTCCTTCGGGACCCTCAACATGGCCGACTTAAGCGCCAAGTTCCACGGGATTTCCTTCCCTGTAACTACCAAGCTCTTCGGCGACCCGACGCTTGCGCTGGGGATTTTCTTCGCCTTAACCCTTGCAATGGTGATGATCAAGAGCGCCATCTTCCCCGGCCACTACTGGCTTCCCTACGCCCACTCGGCGGCTCCATCTCCCGTCTCGGCTTTACTGAGCGGACTCGTCGTCAGCGGTGGGGTTTACCTGCTCGCGCGCTATCTCTACACGGTTTTCTATGGCCTCCCGTTCTGGAAAACGCTTTCAATCGTGCTTCTGACCATCGGAGCCGCCTCAGCCCTGCTATCCTCAATAATGATGGTGGTTCAGAAGGACGTGAAGAGGCTGGTGGCCTACTCAACGATACTCCACATGGGGTACCTCGTAATGGCGCTCGGAGTGGGAACCCAGCTGCCACTGACCGCTTTCCTCTACCACACCGTCAACCACGCCATAGCCAAGGGCATGCTCTTCCTCACAGTGGGGGCCTTCATACACCACGCGGGGACGAGAAAGATAGATGAACTCGCCGGAATCGGCAGGGAGATGCCGCTCACAACGGCGCTCTTCGCCCTAGCAACGCTCAGCCTCGTCGGTGTTCCACCCCTCAACGTCTTCTTCAGCAAGATGCTCATCTTCAACGCCCTCCTCCAGGTGAGCCCACTGGCTGCTTCGGTGGTGGTAATAACGAGCGCTATAGCCGCGTGGGCTTACTTCCAGCTCTTCGTGACCCTGTGGCGCGGAAAGCCCGTAGAGGGTCACCACCATGAGCACGATGGCCACGAAGGAGGGGAGTCAGAGAGACATGATGTTCCTCTCTTCGTGGCTGTGAACTTAGTCCTCGGAATTCTTGTTGTCGTCCTCGGCGTTCTGGCCCCGGTGATAATAGACAAGTTCTTCAACCCCGCCGCAGTTCAGGCGATGAACTACCAGGGCTACATTGACGCGGTGCTTAACTACTCAAAGGTGGTGTTCGGATGA
- a CDS encoding [protein ADP-ribosylglutamate] hydrolase: protein MEFEVVRRDITRFPAEAIVNAANKYLEHGGGVAYAIAKAATGDVREYIRISKEAMREQIGRDHIEHGEVVVTPAMRLEKYGIKYVIHTVGPYCGGVWDEDKKEKLRKAILGALKKADELGVKSIAFPAISAGIYGCPLEEVVKTFKEVVEEFSKEAKSVERVYLVLYSEDAYRTAVETLGLL, encoded by the coding sequence ATGGAGTTCGAGGTCGTCCGTAGGGACATAACCCGGTTCCCGGCCGAGGCCATAGTCAATGCCGCCAACAAATACCTTGAGCACGGCGGCGGTGTGGCCTACGCCATAGCAAAAGCGGCCACAGGTGACGTCCGGGAGTACATCCGAATAAGCAAGGAAGCCATGCGGGAGCAGATTGGGAGGGACCACATCGAGCACGGTGAGGTCGTGGTCACACCTGCTATGAGGCTCGAAAAGTACGGAATCAAGTATGTCATCCACACTGTCGGCCCCTACTGCGGCGGCGTCTGGGACGAAGACAAAAAGGAGAAGCTCAGGAAGGCCATCCTCGGTGCGCTGAAGAAGGCCGACGAGCTTGGCGTTAAAAGCATAGCCTTTCCAGCGATAAGCGCCGGCATCTACGGCTGTCCGCTTGAGGAGGTCGTTAAGACCTTCAAGGAGGTCGTTGAGGAGTTCTCAAAGGAAGCGAAGAGCGTGGAGAGAGTTTACCTGGTGCTGTACTCAGAGGATGCCTACAGAACTGCGGTTGAGACCCTCGGGTTGCTTTGA
- a CDS encoding Na+/H+ antiporter subunit E, with translation MNVRRFSPATFFIVLATYLFYTGSATEYDLITGSIVAFIVSVIVGHWLVKNDLKFFSPKRWLYAIVYFLRYFFIEETKTHIDVAKRVFTLKANPGIVRIPLEVENDYGKVLVANSITNTPGTVVVDISDDGKWLYVHWIDVSTLDEKEVKENVVAYFEDYAKKIFD, from the coding sequence ATGAACGTGAGGAGGTTTTCTCCAGCGACCTTCTTCATAGTCCTCGCCACCTATCTGTTCTACACTGGCTCGGCGACGGAGTACGACCTGATAACAGGCAGTATAGTTGCGTTTATAGTTTCCGTAATAGTGGGCCACTGGCTCGTGAAGAACGACCTCAAGTTCTTCTCGCCGAAGAGGTGGCTCTACGCAATCGTATACTTCCTCCGCTACTTCTTCATCGAGGAGACCAAGACGCACATTGATGTCGCGAAGAGGGTCTTCACCCTCAAGGCCAACCCAGGCATCGTGAGGATCCCTCTTGAAGTGGAAAACGACTATGGAAAGGTCCTCGTTGCCAACTCGATAACCAACACGCCTGGAACGGTTGTCGTTGACATAAGCGACGACGGTAAGTGGCTCTACGTCCACTGGATTGACGTTTCCACGCTCGACGAGAAGGAAGTGAAAGAAAACGTGGTTGCTTACTTCGAGGACTACGCGAAGAAAATCTTTGACTGA
- the tfe gene encoding transcription factor E: MEGTEVIDVAKKKKLDKNLIDLAMEIGGEEALEVVKALAERRDATDEELAESTGIRINTIRKVLYTLYDMGLADFKRIRDKETGWYYYYWNLDLKRLPEIIRARKMEELNKLKKMLEEESEAIYYWCGTPGHPRLTFDEALEYEFQCPLCGNMLMQYDNTEIIADLKKRIEELEIELGLRKSPKKTKKSSSKSKTSSKSKSKKSKSSNTASKVTEAAV, from the coding sequence ATGGAAGGTACGGAGGTTATTGATGTGGCAAAGAAAAAGAAGCTTGACAAGAACCTCATCGATTTGGCAATGGAAATCGGCGGCGAAGAAGCCCTCGAGGTAGTTAAAGCTCTCGCAGAGCGAAGGGACGCGACTGACGAAGAGCTCGCTGAAAGCACGGGCATACGAATAAACACCATCCGGAAAGTGCTTTATACCCTCTACGACATGGGGCTCGCTGATTTTAAGCGGATACGTGACAAAGAGACAGGTTGGTACTATTATTACTGGAACCTTGACCTCAAAAGACTACCCGAGATCATCAGGGCCAGAAAAATGGAGGAACTCAACAAACTCAAGAAAATGCTCGAAGAGGAGTCGGAGGCGATATACTACTGGTGCGGGACTCCGGGCCACCCAAGGCTCACTTTTGATGAGGCCCTTGAATACGAGTTTCAGTGCCCGCTCTGTGGGAACATGCTGATGCAGTATGACAACACAGAGATCATTGCGGATCTCAAGAAAAGGATTGAAGAACTTGAGATAGAACTCGGACTGAGAAAATCTCCCAAAAAGACCAAAAAATCTTCCAGTAAGTCAAAAACATCCTCCAAGAGTAAATCTAAGAAATCAAAGTCCTCCAATACTGCATCAAAGGTGACTGAGGCCGCAGTATGA
- a CDS encoding bifunctional ADP-dependent NAD(P)H-hydrate dehydratase/NAD(P)H-hydrate epimerase — protein MRIEDVYIWDINAKWLGINPYQLMENAGAGVARVIEERFGRDLRVAVFSGTGNNGGDGFVAARHLSFENDVTLFLVGDEAKIRSEEARHNWEILKGLNFVKIKVLKDSAYIKSLDLGCYDVIVDALLGAGTKGEPREPIRSAIEKINEYAGKAKIVSVDLPSGYPSNVRVKADFAVTFQWDKEEYEGFERVIVKIGYPRELYHLVGPGDAKFALRKKGEHKGQNGKLLVIGGSEDYFGAPYLTSKAAGYLVDLVYLAMPEYSAKRITDPDVILRPVEGRNFTGEHLGEVLKLAEKADAVVIGPGIGLAEETKKFVREFIKRCERPMVIDADGLKAVAEDLSVLEGKTFVLTPHAGEFKVLFGEKPEGSLEEKAKLVMEKAGQIDGVVLLKGAYDIISNGRVWKYNRTGNRGMTTGGTGDVLAGLVGALLALGNGPLRAASVGAFLNGLAGDMLKEELGENFTALELAKKVPVAVKRVLEF, from the coding sequence ATGCGCATTGAGGACGTTTACATCTGGGACATCAACGCCAAGTGGCTCGGGATTAACCCGTACCAGCTCATGGAGAACGCCGGTGCTGGAGTTGCACGGGTGATTGAGGAGCGCTTTGGGAGAGACCTCAGGGTAGCAGTCTTCTCCGGAACCGGGAACAACGGCGGTGACGGCTTCGTCGCTGCCAGACACCTGAGCTTCGAGAACGACGTTACCCTCTTCCTCGTCGGCGACGAGGCCAAGATAAGGAGCGAGGAAGCCAGACACAACTGGGAAATCCTGAAGGGTCTCAACTTCGTGAAAATCAAAGTCCTGAAGGACTCAGCCTACATAAAGTCCCTCGACCTGGGCTGTTACGACGTCATCGTTGACGCTCTTCTTGGGGCAGGCACGAAGGGCGAGCCGCGCGAGCCAATACGCTCTGCCATCGAGAAAATCAACGAGTACGCCGGAAAGGCGAAGATAGTCAGCGTTGACCTGCCGAGCGGCTATCCAAGCAACGTCCGCGTTAAGGCCGACTTTGCGGTGACCTTCCAGTGGGACAAGGAGGAGTACGAGGGCTTTGAGCGCGTTATAGTGAAGATAGGCTACCCGAGGGAGCTCTACCACCTAGTCGGGCCCGGCGATGCGAAGTTCGCCTTGAGGAAGAAAGGGGAGCACAAAGGCCAGAACGGGAAGTTGCTTGTAATCGGCGGGAGCGAGGACTACTTCGGCGCTCCTTATCTCACCTCCAAAGCGGCGGGCTATCTCGTTGATCTGGTCTACCTCGCGATGCCGGAATACTCAGCAAAGCGCATAACAGATCCGGACGTTATCCTTAGGCCTGTTGAGGGAAGAAACTTCACAGGGGAGCACCTTGGGGAAGTTCTAAAACTGGCAGAAAAGGCCGACGCCGTAGTTATAGGGCCGGGAATAGGCCTCGCGGAGGAGACAAAGAAGTTCGTTAGGGAGTTCATAAAACGCTGTGAAAGGCCGATGGTTATTGACGCTGACGGTCTCAAGGCGGTGGCCGAGGACCTGAGCGTTCTGGAAGGGAAGACCTTTGTCCTAACCCCACACGCTGGGGAGTTCAAGGTTTTGTTTGGGGAGAAACCGGAGGGAAGCCTGGAGGAGAAAGCGAAACTCGTGATGGAAAAAGCCGGCCAGATTGACGGCGTTGTCCTCCTCAAGGGTGCCTACGACATTATAAGCAACGGCAGAGTGTGGAAGTACAACAGGACTGGGAACAGGGGCATGACGACCGGCGGAACGGGCGATGTTCTTGCCGGCCTCGTCGGTGCTCTCCTCGCGCTCGGCAATGGACCTTTAAGGGCTGCCTCCGTTGGGGCGTTCCTAAACGGCCTCGCCGGAGATATGTTGAAGGAGGAACTCGGCGAGAACTTCACCGCGCTGGAGCTTGCCAAGAAAGTGCCGGTGGCCGTTAAGCGGGTTCTGGAGTTTTGA
- a CDS encoding DUF3368 domain-containing protein, which produces MKVVSNTSPLIGLSNIGKLGILHEVFGKVFITPAVRREFGEELPKWIEVTPPENRPLVSALSKLLGAGESEAIALAIDLGADFLILDDLKARKIARELGINVIGTAGVLLLAKKRGIVDEIKPLLTLLVEKGFRISDDVIRVILKAAGELNE; this is translated from the coding sequence ATGAAGGTGGTATCGAACACGAGTCCCCTGATAGGGTTGTCCAACATCGGAAAGCTCGGGATTCTCCACGAAGTTTTTGGAAAGGTCTTCATTACACCGGCAGTGCGCAGAGAGTTCGGGGAGGAGCTTCCGAAGTGGATAGAAGTCACGCCTCCGGAGAACCGACCCCTTGTCAGCGCCCTCTCGAAGCTTCTCGGAGCCGGTGAATCCGAGGCAATAGCCCTCGCAATTGACCTCGGGGCGGACTTTTTGATACTCGATGACCTTAAGGCTCGAAAAATCGCGAGGGAACTCGGAATCAACGTAATTGGAACGGCGGGCGTTCTACTGCTCGCAAAGAAGCGGGGTATTGTTGATGAAATAAAGCCACTTCTCACACTGCTTGTTGAGAAAGGGTTTAGAATCTCCGATGATGTCATACGGGTAATCCTCAAGGCGGCAGGAGAACTCAATGAGTGA